The DNA window TCCGCGGCCTGCGCGCGGTTTCGGACTTCGAATACGAGCTTTCGCTGGCCCTTACCAACACCAAGCTCAAACCCGGCATCGAGACGATCTTCATGGTCCCCAGCCTGCGCTATATGTACCTATCCTCATCGATGATCCGCCAATTGGGCGAACTGGGCAGCAATCTGGACGATTTTGTGCCGCCCTGCGTTTCCCGGGCGCTGGCTGAAAAACTGAAAGGCGGCTGACGTGGCCAAAAAAGAAAGCGTCCCCAAGGAAGTGACCCAGGTCTCGGAACGCAGCCTGCCCACGGACATCAACGCCGAAGCAGCCATCCTTTCCGCCATGCTGATCGATTCGAGCATCGTGAGCAAAGGCATCGAGATGATCAAGGAGGAGTTCCTCTCCCGCACCGCGAACAGGCTAATCTTTCGCTGCATCTGCGAGCTCTTCAATGAAGGCGTGGAACTCGATCCGGTCACCCTGGTCGACAGGATGCAGCGCAACAACACGTTGGAAAAAGCCGGCGGAGTCCCCTACATCAATGAACTCGCCGATTTTGTGATCTCCAGCGCCAACTTTGATTTCCATCTCAACATCGTCACCGAAAAAGCCCTCCTGCGCCATCTGATCCTGGCCTGCAACGGCATCATCGAATCCTGCTACAGTTCGCCCAAACCAGTCAAGACGATCGTCGACGAGGCGGAGCAGGCGATCTTTTCCATAGCGGAGCTGCCTGAGCATCAAGGATTCCTGCGCATCGACAAGATCAGTGCCGAAGTGGTTGAAACCATCGACAAGATCGCCTCCACCAAGGTCCCCGTGATCGGCGTCCCCAGCGGATTTGTTGATCTCGACAAGCTCACCGGCGGATTCCGGCCCGGCCAGTTCATCATCATCGCCGCCCGCCCCGCCATGGGAAAAACCTCCCTGGCCCTGAACATTGCTTCCCATGCCGCGGTCGACCTGGGCAAAAAGGTCGCCGTCTTCACGATGGAAATGGCGGCCGACGAAGTGATCATGCGCATGTTCAGCAGTGCAGCGGAAGTGAACATGGATACCATGCTCAAGGGCTATGGCATGAACGAGGAAAAGCTGATCCGCATCATGCAGGCCTCGGAGGTCCTTTCCACCAAACAGATCTACATCGATGAATCCGGCACCAACACGCCTCTGGAGATCCGAGCCAAAACCAGGCGCCTCGCGGCTGAGGTCGGCGGGCTGGACCTCATCATCATCGACTATCTGCAGCTCATGACCTTGCCCCGTGACAAAGACAATCGCCAGCAGGAGATCGCGGAAATCTCCCGCGCCCTGAAGATCCTGGCCAAAGACATGAAGATCCCCGTGGTGGCGCTTTCCCAGCTCAACCGTTTGCTGGAATCCCGCGAGGATAAAAGGCCCAGGCTGGCCGACCTGCGTGAATCCGGGGCCATCGAACAGGACGCCGACGTGGTGATGTTCATCTACCGAGATGAATACTACTATAAGGAAAAATCCGAAAAACCCGGCATTGCCGAGGTCATCATTGGCAAAAACAGGCATGGGGCGGTCGGTTCAGCGGAGCTCGGCTTCGTTCCGGAATACACTCTCTTCCGCAATATAGACACCACGCATGAACAGTGATTTCCTGGCCGGGATCGGGGAATATGCCATCTTCACCGGAAGGGTGTTCTCCAGCCTGCCCAGGATCTTCAAGCGCCGTCTGGAATTCCTTCTCCAACTCAAGCGCATAGCCTACGACTCCATTTTCCTCATCACCCTGACCGCCGCTTTCACAGGGATGGTGACCGCGCTGCAGGCCGTCTATCAATCCAAGGGGTACATTCCGCTTCATCTGCTGAGCGTCCTGATCGGTAAATCCACCATGATCGAGCTCGCCCCTGTGCTCACAGCCCTGGTAATGACAGGCAAAGTGGGCGCCGCGATCGCCGCTGAGATCGGCACCATGCGGGTTAGCGAGCAGATCGACGCGCTGCAGAGCATGAGCGTCTCGCCGGAGGAATTTCTCTATTTGCCGCGCATCACCGCAGGTTTGATCGCCTTTCCGCTGCTCACGGTCTACGCGAACCTGGTCAGCATCCTCTGCGCCTGGTATTTCTCCTGGCTGCGCTATGGCATCCATTTCCACAAGTTCTTCAATAATCTGCGCGGCTATTTCGAGACCTTCGACCTCCTCAGCGGCATTATCAAAGCCATCGTTTTTGGCTTCATCATCACCTCTTTGGGCTGCTTTTTCGGCAACCGCACCACTGGAGGCGCCGAAGGCGTGGGACGCAGCACCACCCTCACCGTGGTCTACAGCGCCGTATTGATCCTGGTCACGGATTTCTTCGTGGCCTGGTTCCTGTTCGGTGGATTCTGATGCGGCGCCTGGTTTCGTTGCTGCTTTTGGCGGTACTCCTGGCAGCCTGCCAGAAAACTGAGCCGGTGCCCAAAGATCCCGCTCCGCCCAGCCAATTGAACATCTTTGCCCTGCAGGAAATGCAGGATTCGGGTTTTGAAGCCGCCGTGTTCAGGGAATTCGCCTCGCAGAACAACACGACCCTTGCTCTCAGCCACTTTTCCGACCTTCCTTCGTTGCTCTCAGCCCTGGCCAAAGATGAAAACCAGGGCCGGGTTGACCTCGTGCTCGGGCTGAACAGCGCTTTCGCCATCCTGGATTCTCTTCTGGAGCCGTTTTCCCCACTGCCGGAGATCTCGCTGCTGGAAATCAGCCACGACATCCCGCGCGAACCTCAGCAGCGCCTGATTCCTTATGCCCAAGCGCATCTGGCCTTGCTCTACAACTCGAAGGCCTTTCCCAACCCGCCCCAGTCCTTTGGCGAACTCCAGGACGCCCGCTACTACTCACAGATGGCCATCACCGACGCTTCCAAAGACGGCCTCGGCCGCGCCAGCCTGCTCTGGTCAGTGGCCCTGTTTGGCGAGAATGGCTACGACAAACTCTGGTCCAGCCTGCGCAAGAACGTCCGCAGGGTCTATTCCGACCGCTGGGAAGCCCTGGATGCCCTACGCCGTGACGAATGCAAGCTGATGCTGGGATTTCACTGCACCCCGGCCTGGATCGAGGAATTCTACCCCTCGGAGATCCACATCAAAGCCTCCATACCCCAGGAAGGCAGCTTCCGCTACGTGGAATCCGCTGCGGTACCCAAGGACGCGCCCAACCGGGATGTGGCGCTCGAGTTTCTTCGCAACTTGATCTCCTCGGAAACACAGCAATTCGTGATCTTCAAGCTCGGATTGCTGCCCGTAAATGGACGCACACCCCTTCCCCGCCAATTTTCCCGGATCCCGCTCAGTGTTTATGCCACCAACGACAGGCTGGAACAGGATCTGGTCAAAGAAAACCTCCCGGCCTGGCTGGACCGTTGGAATTACCTCGTCAACCGCATTCCCGGATTCTGAGATGATCCCCCTTCCCGCGACGGGCTTCAATATCGCACTCTATGAGCCGGAAATCCCCGCCAACACGGGAAACATCGGCAGGCTCTGCGTTGGCACGGGATCGACCCTCCACATCATCCAGCCCTGCAAATTCCTGCTCACAGACAAAGCCCTCAAGCGCGCGGGATTGGATTACTGGCCTGATCTGGACCTCGTCCTCCACAAAAATGCCGAGGAGTTCTTTGCCGCCCTGAATCCAAGCAGGATTTTTCTTTGCACCACCAAAGCGGAACGCAGCTATCTGGATCTCAGCTACGCAGCCGGAGACGCCTTCCTCTTTGGCCCCGAGTCCCGCGGCCTGCCCCAATCCTTTCTGGATCGTTATCCGGACCGGCTCATCACCATCCCCATGCATGCCAAGATCCGTTCCCTGAACCTCGCCAACTCGGTATCCATCGTGCTTTTTGAGGCGATCAGGCAGCTCCGGCCCGAGACTGGCTGATCCGCGTTCAGGGCTGCTTCCGGCTCTCATTAAACTCCAATTCCATAACACCCTGGATTTTCCACCCCCATATTCTGAAGCTTGGATTCCCTGGCGTATCCCGCCCAATGCACGCCAAGCGGGCGGTTATCCGGCGGGAAACGTCCAGGAAACGAATGGTCGGAATATAATGTGGAGTTGCTGTCTGGGCTATGTTTATGAGGTTTCGAGAAGCTTTTTGACGGCCAGTACGGCCGGCAGGTTGCCCTGTTCAACCTGTTCACGCAGGACTGGTAGGCGTTTTTGGATATCGGGGTCGTTGTGGAACCGGTTCAGGACCGCCTCGGTGAGCAGGGATTCGAACCACTCGCTGACCTGGGTTTGCCGCCTGGCCTCGAAAACACCGCTCGTTCTGCCCTGGTCCACGAATTTTTCGATGGCGGCCCAGATCTCTTTGAGGCTCGTCCTTTGGATGGCCGAGCATGTCAGCGCTTTGGTGTTCCAGCCCTTGGTGGCGTGGCGCAGGTAGTGGAGGGCATTGTTCAGTTCCTGGCAGGCCAGTTCCGCGGCCTGGACGTTTTCGCCGTCGGCTTTGTTCACCACGATCAAATCGGCCAGTTCCATGATCCCTTTTTTGATGCCCTGCAGTTCGTCACCCGCTCCTGGGATTTGCATCAGCAGGAAAAAATCGACCATCGAACGTACCGTCGTCTCGGATTGGCCGACACCGACGGTCTCGATCAGGATGATGTCATAGCCCGCGGCTTCGCAGAGAATGATGCTCTCCCGCGTTTTGCGGGCCACTCCGCCCAAAGCGCCGCCAGTCGGAGAAGGGCGGATGAAAGAGTCCGGATGCCTGCTCAATTGTTCCATGCGGGTCTTGTCACCCAGGATGCTGCCCTTGGAGAGGGAACTGCTGGGATCGATGGCCAGCACGGCCAGTTTGTGGCCCCGCTCGAGCAGCCAGAGCCCGAAACTTTCGATGAAAGTGCTTTTACCCGAACCAGGCACCCCGGTGATTCCGACGCGGACCGAACCTCCAGAATCGGGGAGGAGCCTGCGGATCAGATCCTGTCCCGCTTCGAAGTGTTTGGGTGAATTGCTCTCGATCAGTGTTATCGCTTTGGCCAGGAGGGTCCTGTTCCCGCTTTTGACGCCTGCTTCGAGGCTTTCCAGAGAAGGCATCCCCCTTTCCCTGGGACCCGGGGGTTCAGTTTTGACCCGATCCGAGGCTGAGCCTGCCTCCATCACGCGGGAGGCGAATTCCCTGCCCGCGTTCGGTGGAGTCCATTCCGGCTTGCGGTGTTTGGTCATGAAGCGGTGGCCGGTTCCTGCAACAGCTTGCGCAGCAGCAAAGTGGCCGCCTCGGGAAGCTGGGTTCCCGGCCCGAAGATGGCTGAGGCGCCATGCTCGTACAGGAAGTCGTAATCCTGGGAGGGTATTACGCCCCCCACGACGATCATGATGTCCGGCCGGCCGAGTTTTTTCAGCTCTTCCACAAGCTGGGGCAACAGGGTTTTATGGCCCGCGGCCAGAGAACTCATCCCGACAATGTGCACGTCGTTCTCAACTGCCTGGCGGGCAGTTTCTTCCGGAGTTTGGAACAGGGGTCCCATATCCACGTCGAAGCCCATGTCCGCGTAGGCGGTGGCGACGACCTTGGCGCCGCGGTCATGCCCGTCCTGCCCCATCTTGGCGATCAGGATGCGCGGGCGGCGTCCCTCGCGGTCGTCGAACTTGTCCGTGAGCGCTCTGACTTTTTCGATTACATCCATTTTGGCATACTCGCTGCTGTAAACGTTGTTGATCAGTTTGATGCTGGCCTGGTGGCGTCCGAAGGCCTTTTCCATGGCGTCGGAGATCTCGCCCAGAGAGGCTCTGGCCCGGGCGGCGTCAATGGCCAGCTCAAGCAGGTTTCCGGAATTTGACTCCGCTGCCTGAGTGATGACATCCAGACAATGTTGCACTTTTTGAGGGTCCCGTTCTTTCCGCAACTTTTCCAAACGGGCGAGCTGGGCTTCACGCACGGCGGTGTTGTCCACTTCCAGGATCTCCATGGGAGTCTCTTTGTCCAGGCGATACTTATTTACGCCCAAGATCGTGTCTTCGC is part of the Candidatus Syntrophosphaera sp. genome and encodes:
- the coaD gene encoding pantetheine-phosphate adenylyltransferase; its protein translation is SLEERHALCQESTRHIPNVEVLTFSGLVVDFAQSLDCRIMIRGLRAVSDFEYELSLALTNTKLKPGIETIFMVPSLRYMYLSSSMIRQLGELGSNLDDFVPPCVSRALAEKLKGG
- the dnaB gene encoding replicative DNA helicase gives rise to the protein MLIDSSIVSKGIEMIKEEFLSRTANRLIFRCICELFNEGVELDPVTLVDRMQRNNTLEKAGGVPYINELADFVISSANFDFHLNIVTEKALLRHLILACNGIIESCYSSPKPVKTIVDEAEQAIFSIAELPEHQGFLRIDKISAEVVETIDKIASTKVPVIGVPSGFVDLDKLTGGFRPGQFIIIAARPAMGKTSLALNIASHAAVDLGKKVAVFTMEMAADEVIMRMFSSAAEVNMDTMLKGYGMNEEKLIRIMQASEVLSTKQIYIDESGTNTPLEIRAKTRRLAAEVGGLDLIIIDYLQLMTLPRDKDNRQQEIAEISRALKILAKDMKIPVVALSQLNRLLESREDKRPRLADLRESGAIEQDADVVMFIYRDEYYYKEKSEKPGIAEVIIGKNRHGAVGSAELGFVPEYTLFRNIDTTHEQ
- a CDS encoding ABC transporter permease, with amino-acid sequence MNSDFLAGIGEYAIFTGRVFSSLPRIFKRRLEFLLQLKRIAYDSIFLITLTAAFTGMVTALQAVYQSKGYIPLHLLSVLIGKSTMIELAPVLTALVMTGKVGAAIAAEIGTMRVSEQIDALQSMSVSPEEFLYLPRITAGLIAFPLLTVYANLVSILCAWYFSWLRYGIHFHKFFNNLRGYFETFDLLSGIIKAIVFGFIITSLGCFFGNRTTGGAEGVGRSTTLTVVYSAVLILVTDFFVAWFLFGGF
- a CDS encoding extracellular solute-binding protein, encoding MRRLVSLLLLAVLLAACQKTEPVPKDPAPPSQLNIFALQEMQDSGFEAAVFREFASQNNTTLALSHFSDLPSLLSALAKDENQGRVDLVLGLNSAFAILDSLLEPFSPLPEISLLEISHDIPREPQQRLIPYAQAHLALLYNSKAFPNPPQSFGELQDARYYSQMAITDASKDGLGRASLLWSVALFGENGYDKLWSSLRKNVRRVYSDRWEALDALRRDECKLMLGFHCTPAWIEEFYPSEIHIKASIPQEGSFRYVESAAVPKDAPNRDVALEFLRNLISSETQQFVIFKLGLLPVNGRTPLPRQFSRIPLSVYATNDRLEQDLVKENLPAWLDRWNYLVNRIPGF
- a CDS encoding tRNA (cytidine(34)-2'-O)-methyltransferase gives rise to the protein MIPLPATGFNIALYEPEIPANTGNIGRLCVGTGSTLHIIQPCKFLLTDKALKRAGLDYWPDLDLVLHKNAEEFFAALNPSRIFLCTTKAERSYLDLSYAAGDAFLFGPESRGLPQSFLDRYPDRLITIPMHAKIRSLNLANSVSIVLFEAIRQLRPETG
- the meaB gene encoding methylmalonyl Co-A mutase-associated GTPase MeaB codes for the protein MTKHRKPEWTPPNAGREFASRVMEAGSASDRVKTEPPGPRERGMPSLESLEAGVKSGNRTLLAKAITLIESNSPKHFEAGQDLIRRLLPDSGGSVRVGITGVPGSGKSTFIESFGLWLLERGHKLAVLAIDPSSSLSKGSILGDKTRMEQLSRHPDSFIRPSPTGGALGGVARKTRESIILCEAAGYDIILIETVGVGQSETTVRSMVDFFLLMQIPGAGDELQGIKKGIMELADLIVVNKADGENVQAAELACQELNNALHYLRHATKGWNTKALTCSAIQRTSLKEIWAAIEKFVDQGRTSGVFEARRQTQVSEWFESLLTEAVLNRFHNDPDIQKRLPVLREQVEQGNLPAVLAVKKLLETS